A genomic segment from Actinoplanes sichuanensis encodes:
- a CDS encoding neocarzinostatin apoprotein domain-containing protein: protein MVLDTFVRRAAAAVAAGLICAAAVVFVQPSPALAAAKLHVSKTSGIADGEKITVYGTGFTPGLTDLALGQCVKNPATATDCNLTGGAEFVSTDTSGKTKTLTLTIQKSFSGKSCDNGCVVAAQLLPSSHSAAEVAANKVQVTITFGSGTSTTTATATATATRSTTAAATGTTEEDPGALPKTGPGQEWATVVLVGSALLLPGAGLLLLLPARRRRIAGFR from the coding sequence ATGGTCCTTGACACGTTTGTGAGACGGGCGGCCGCGGCGGTCGCCGCCGGCCTGATCTGTGCGGCCGCCGTGGTGTTCGTGCAGCCGAGCCCGGCGCTGGCCGCGGCGAAACTGCACGTCTCCAAGACCAGCGGGATCGCCGACGGCGAGAAGATCACCGTCTACGGCACCGGGTTCACCCCCGGCCTCACCGATCTGGCGCTCGGCCAGTGTGTCAAGAACCCGGCGACCGCCACCGACTGCAACCTGACCGGCGGCGCCGAGTTCGTCTCCACCGACACGTCCGGCAAGACGAAGACACTCACCCTGACGATCCAGAAGTCGTTCAGCGGCAAGAGCTGCGACAACGGCTGTGTGGTGGCGGCACAGCTGCTGCCGTCCAGTCACTCCGCGGCCGAGGTCGCCGCGAACAAGGTCCAGGTCACGATCACCTTCGGCTCCGGTACGTCCACGACCACGGCCACCGCGACGGCGACCGCGACCAGGTCGACGACGGCGGCGGCCACCGGGACCACCGAGGAGGACCCGGGCGCCCTGCCGAAGACCGGTCCCGGTCAGGAGTGGGCGACCGTCGTGCTGGTCGGCAGTGCTCTGCTGCTCCCCGGTGCGGGTCTGCTGCTTCTGCTTCCGGCCCGGCGGCGCCGCATCGCCGGTTTCCGGTAG
- a CDS encoding SDR family oxidoreductase — MTERSERHERRSFSGSSSAQPVVVVTGGTRGIGQGLVSAFLAQGASVAYCGRNVVEDASPGALAVAADVTNRADVRKLWDATVDKFGKVDIWVNNAGMSNSRKPLWELPAAEIDSVVGLNLQGTLHAGAVVLKAMLAQGHGTLWNMEGLGSNGQIVPGLTPYGATKRALTYATLAMAKELKGTPVKVALLSPGMVVTDLLLQDYDPAELEKAKKIFNILADRVETVTPWLAARVLAGTRNGGRVAWLTRPKAAYRFATAAFRKRDLFGDT, encoded by the coding sequence ATGACCGAGCGAAGCGAGCGTCATGAGCGCCGGTCCTTCTCCGGGAGTTCATCGGCACAGCCCGTCGTGGTGGTGACCGGTGGGACGCGCGGGATCGGGCAGGGCCTGGTCAGCGCGTTCCTCGCCCAGGGTGCGTCGGTGGCCTACTGCGGCCGCAATGTGGTCGAGGATGCTTCGCCGGGCGCTTTGGCCGTTGCAGCCGACGTGACAAATCGGGCAGATGTTCGCAAGCTCTGGGACGCCACTGTCGACAAATTCGGAAAAGTAGATATCTGGGTGAACAACGCCGGAATGTCGAACTCGCGCAAGCCGCTGTGGGAACTTCCGGCCGCCGAGATCGACTCCGTGGTGGGCCTCAACCTGCAGGGGACGCTGCACGCCGGCGCGGTCGTGCTGAAAGCGATGCTCGCCCAGGGCCACGGCACGCTCTGGAACATGGAGGGCCTCGGCTCCAACGGCCAGATCGTCCCCGGCCTGACCCCGTACGGCGCGACCAAACGGGCCCTCACCTACGCCACCCTCGCGATGGCCAAGGAACTCAAGGGCACCCCGGTCAAGGTCGCCCTGCTCTCCCCCGGCATGGTCGTCACCGACCTGCTGCTGCAGGACTACGACCCGGCCGAACTGGAGAAGGCCAAGAAGATCTTCAACATCCTGGCCGACCGGGTCGAGACGGTCACCCCGTGGCTGGCCGCCCGGGTGCTGGCCGGAACGAGGAACGGTGGCCGGGTCGCCTGGTTGACCAGGCCGAAAGCCGCCTACCGGTTCGCCACCGCCGCGTTCCGCAAGCGTGACCTCTTCGGGGACACGTGA
- a CDS encoding maleate cis-trans isomerase family protein produces the protein MTDALGWRRKFGVIAPSTNTIVEPDFYAMAVPGVTSHFSRIHIRNQDLSDDANFENLLVQIRAEIGFACERVLTCEPDYMVMGMSAETFWGGVEGNREFTAQIKEITGLDVATGAEACERALKLYGARKIGVVTPYQPVGDANVVRFFGEIGFEVTAIEGLKCPTAVSIAHVTEDELRAAILNVNAPDVDAIVQCGTNLSMVRLADEAERWLGKPVIAINAATWWMALRENGIKDKVYGAGSLLREY, from the coding sequence ATGACCGACGCCCTCGGCTGGCGCCGCAAGTTCGGTGTCATCGCCCCGTCCACCAACACGATCGTCGAACCCGACTTCTACGCGATGGCCGTACCCGGGGTGACCTCGCACTTCTCCCGTATCCACATCCGCAACCAGGATCTGTCCGACGACGCGAACTTCGAGAACCTGCTGGTTCAGATCCGCGCCGAGATCGGCTTCGCCTGCGAGCGGGTGCTGACCTGCGAACCCGACTACATGGTGATGGGCATGTCGGCCGAGACGTTCTGGGGCGGCGTCGAGGGCAACCGCGAGTTCACGGCCCAGATCAAGGAGATCACCGGCCTCGACGTGGCCACCGGGGCCGAGGCGTGTGAGCGGGCGCTGAAACTCTACGGCGCCCGCAAGATCGGCGTGGTCACCCCGTACCAGCCGGTCGGCGACGCCAACGTGGTCCGCTTCTTCGGCGAGATCGGTTTCGAGGTGACCGCCATCGAGGGCCTGAAGTGCCCGACCGCGGTGTCCATCGCACACGTCACCGAGGACGAACTGCGCGCCGCGATCCTCAACGTCAACGCCCCCGACGTCGACGCGATCGTCCAGTGTGGCACCAACCTGTCCATGGTCCGCCTCGCCGACGAGGCGGAACGCTGGCTCGGCAAACCGGTCATCGCGATCAACGCGGCGACCTGGTGGATGGCGCTGCGCGAGAACGGCATCAAGGACAAGGTGTACGGGGCGGGCTCCCTGCTGCGCGAATACTGA